Below is a genomic region from Deltaproteobacteria bacterium.
AAGCCTCCCCAGAAAAATATTCGAGTGAATCGCTTCAGACCCACCGCGCAGGACGACCGCGTTCCCTGACTTGAGACAGAGCGTCGCCGCATCGATCGTGACATTCGGTCTCGACTCATAAATAATCCCAATGACCCCTAACGGGATACGAACCTTCGAAACTTGAAGACCGTTCGGTCGCGTCCAACTCTTCACCACCTGACCCACCGGATCCGAGAGAGCCTGGACCTCCCGAACCCCACGAGCCATCTCTTCAATCCGTTTATCCGTGAGGGTCAACCGATCGAGCATCGCAGGACTTAATTTCCCACGGGCTTTCTTTAAGTCCTTTTCATTTTCCCTTTTGATCTCTTCACGCCGCGAGAGAAGGATCTCGGCAAGCCGACCCAAGACCTGATTTTTGACCTCTGTCGATAACTTGGCAACTAATGGCGCCGCCTCGTGGGCCCGTTTGCAGATCGTTTCGATATGTTTTTTAAGAGACTTCATAAAAGCACGAGGTCATCTCGATGAATGAGTTCATCCGGTCCTTTATACCCCAAAACCTTCTCGAACTCGGATGTTTTTTTCCCCTTAATCTGCGTCACCTCTTCCGAATTATAAGAGATGAGCCCACGGGCAATGGTCTTCCCTGATGGATCATTCAGATCCACAGGATCCCCTTGGGAAAACTTTCCTTGAACCTCAAGGACACCCGAGGCCAAGAGGCTTTTCTTGCCAGTAACCAATGCCTGGACCGCCCCGCCATCGACGACGAGTCTCCCCTGAGGCTTCAAGGTATACGCAATCCAATGCTTTCGTGCAACGAGCGGATCGACACGCGGGAGGAAGAGAGTTCCCACCGATTCATCCAAAAAAATTTTTTTGAGGGTATTCGCATCCCGACCATTCGCAATGACCGTCGGGACCCCAAACTGCCCCGCCTTGTGGGCCGCTTCAAGCTTCGTCTTCATGCCACCGATAGAAATGTTTTTTGCCGTATCGGAGGCATAAGAAAAGAAATCATCATCAACATTCTCAACAACAGGAATGATTTTCGCTTCAGGATCATGATCTGGATCGGCGGTATAAAAACCGTCCCTGTCTGTCAGCAGCACCAAGAGATCGGCCTCGATAACATTTGTGACAAGTGCGGCAAGATTATCATTGTCTCCAAAACGAATCTCTTCAGTCACGACGGTGTCGTTCTCATTGATGATCGGCATGATCCCCTGATGCAGCAAGGCGGTCAGGGCATGTTTGGCATTCAGAAAACGGGCTCGGTCCTCCAGATCATTCCGGGTCAGTAAAACCTGCGCAACATGAAGACGATGTCTCTGGAGGGACTTTTGATAGAGGCCCATCAAAATCGGTTGCCCAATAGCCGCGCAGGCCTGCAGTTCCCCGATCTGATGGGGTCTCTTCGACAGTCTCAAATGCTGCATGCCAAGGGGGATCGCCCCTGAGGTCACCAGAATGACCCGAATCCCTTTTTTCTGAATAAACGCAATCCCGCTCGCAATACCACCGAGCGCCTTGGGAGAGAGACGACCTTTATCATCCAAGAGGACACTGGTCCCGATCTTGATCACGACACGTCGAACTTTACGGATGATTTTTTTTAGTGTGACCACTCTTGAGGTGTATATGTTTTTAGGGAAAAGGCATGGACAGAACCGGAAGCGATCTCCGCATCAAAAAAACCTTTGACCATTCGATGTTGTTCCAACATCGATTTCCCTTCAAATCGGGATGAAACAACAGTCACCTGCCAGTGGTCCCGGGTTCCCGTCAAATCCCGAATTTCAACCCGTGCACCCGGCAATCTCTCCTCGATCCTCTTCTTGATCGCAATATCGTCCATGCCTATTCATTTAAGCTATTCAAATGGGCTTGTCTAGTTCCAGCTGCTGCGAGTTTCGGCAGTCCGGGAGAGTGCAATAGCAACGCCTGGATATTGTCCCATCAGATGTTCCAAGGCATCGGCAGGAAGGCGGAGGACTGTGGCATCAGTTGAAGCGACCACTGTAGCCGAACGTGGGGCATTATTGACGAGGGCCATCTCACCGAACATTCCACCAGGCCCTTGCCTGTTGATTGAAAAACCTAGGGGGTTGCGAACGTCGAACTGGCCTGACTGAACGAGGTAGACATCACAATCCCTTGCCCCACGCCGGATCAATCTTTCCCCTTTTTTGACGGTCTGGATCTCTCCCACTGAAAAAAGGAGATCCTGGAGAGAGGGGGGAAGACTGGCCAACGATGAGAGACTGATCGCTTGTGGGGCGACACGACGACCATTTCTGACCCGACGCACTTTTTCCTGAAGAAGTTGACGGGTGTAGGGGGTCAGCCGCGCGGTATCAACCTCGAGAAGAAGTGAGGGGGTCGTTGTCCGAACATCGGCGTTTCTCGGCTCATCCACTAACGCCGCCTCTCCAAAAAGACCGTTCGGGCGAAGCGCTATGCTGGATCGGCTCCTGCTCACCTCCACCTCTCCATCGAGAAGGATATAAAATTGAGATTCCGTACTCCCCTCCCGAATAAACAGCTCTCCAGCATCCATCGCACGAATACGACCTGTACGTAGGAGCTCGTCCTTGAGCGGAGGGTGGAGAGAATCAAGAATCGGAAGCTGATCCAATGCCCTGCGGGCAAAATCACTCTGGGAGGACAAGGGGGCGTCGGGGAGATGACCGGAAAGATCGATGAACCCTTCATGGCCCGCCTTCCACTTGGGAACCCTCGCCTTCTCAGCAGCCTTGCTATCAATATGATAGACAAAGACGTTCGAGGTATTAGCCCCATCGGCTACCAATCGATCAAGAAGCGTTCTTGTCGATTCTGGTGGCGTGTGGATCGTGGGGACACCACCTTCGACGAGGATCACGGGTGGAGGAGTCTCTTTCCCATATTTTTTCAGGACCTCAGCATAACGGATAATATTTTGAGCCCGTTCCCGACTCATGATCGGCGACTTTCCATCCTTCCCTTCCGTATGCTTCCAGATCCCTTCAACATCGGCATAGCTATCCCCCGTAAAACAGACAACCGGTTTCCCGTGGACGAGATCAGGTCTCGTGTAGATCTCAAAGCCGATCGTCGGGATCACATGGAACGAATAATCGGCACGAAAATGAAGCCCGTTGATCTCTGTAAACCTCTGAGGAAGCAGAGGGACGAAATTCCATTGGATCAGTCCCTCACCCCTCCCTCCAAGGGCCAGTTGATATTGTCTCTGAAGCATCTTGAAAATAGTCGGTGTTGTATGAACCTTGATCTTCGGCAAGGCACGCAAAAGCTCAGGTATCGCCGGTCCATAATGATCGGAATGTCCATGCGTCAAGACAACCCCATCAATCGCCTCGAGAGGAAGCCCGTTCTGGGCAAAATATTCGAGGGTATTCGTGGGGGGATCGACCAGAACGACCTTCCCACGGTTCCAGATCATGAAGCCGCTTGTATTCTCACCTAAGGCATACCCGTGTCCTGTCCCGAGGGGCCACAGTGCTGGCTTTCCTTCTTGTAAAACCTCTCTCCTCCTCTTTTGTAACTCCGGATCCTTCCAGGCGGTTTGGGGTTGTGGAACAGGAGGTTTCGGCAGATATTTCCTGAGATCGAGTCTGCCGATAAATTTCCCTTGATCGGTAATATCATAAGTCAGCGGTGCAATTTTTCTGATAACCACACCATTCTTTCCGAAGACCCCATCTCCATCGAAACAATCGATCTCCCTTCGAGCCGAAGCAGGTGCGGCACCAAATCCCTCTCGCATTTCTCGAGGAAGGTCGGGGACTCCTGTAGCATCAGGGGGATATTCATCCTGGACTTGTTGGCGCAAGGTCGCATCATCGGGTCCATCGTGGGCCAGATTGAGCATTTTCTCCATCTGACCTGCCGTTTTGATGTCTGGCGCAACAAAATGATACCTCGTCCCCTTGGTGACATAAAAATTGTACTGGGGGAAATCGGCTGCCAGGAGACCGACTGTCTTCGGCACAAAATCGAGGTCAACGACACAGGTCAATGGGACCAAATGATGCATCCTGTCTTTCGGTATCTCTGCCCCACCATTTTTTAGATAGAGTTCGAGGACATCTTTGTTGCTCCACATCGGCAGACCAAACTGGAAAAGCCCCCCTTCCGTTTTGACCATGATCCCCCCATGCGGGAGTTGAGTGACTTTATCAGAGTCGATTTCTGGAACTGCCCTTTGATGGAAGGAGGGATCAACCCGGCGCAGAAAGGTACCAACCGGACGACCGAGGATCATCGAGGCGAGCCCTTCCCCCATTTCCATCTTCATCCGTTCTCTCATCGTCAAGTCGGATCGGGGATCACCATAAGACTCTTCAAGCAAAATTCCGGTCCCAATAGAAAAGGATGCCTGAACCGGTTGCAACAGAAGGTCCTGCAATAATCTCTGCCCAAAACCATATTGATGCAGAAGCCCCATCCCCAAAAGGGTCGAAGGACAGGAGTAAATAAATCCGTCAACCCAGGCCCGCCCAAAGGAGGGGGCGATGCTTTTTTCATCAGATCGAAACTGCTGAACCACCGCCATCGCCATCGAGGAAACGACGGAGAGAAAAATATTGGAAAGGGCAAATGAGGCGGCGCGATGATTTCCCGGCCCCAATAAACGATTGGCCGCTTTGAGGCAGAGGGGTGTTATTCGATTCGTCAACAAACCAAGACCAGCAATAATGCTGCCGGTCTCTCCCCACCGTGAGAGGGAAAACAGCTTATCCTCCCACGCCTCATAGGAACTGATATACTGTCGTCCTGTCGCCGATGGATTCGCGGCCAAAAGCCCATGCGTGAGACGGTATTCCTCGGTAGCTGGTCGGTAGCGACCAAGGTGATCCTGCGGCAAGATGGGTCGGGCGCCCTCCATGATTGTTAGAAGATCGACCACCTCCCCGAAAAGGTTGTCAGGAATTTACAAAATTTTTGCCGTTTTTTGAATCAGGGACTCGATTCCAAGGCCGGTAGCGGCTGAAATCAGGAGGGTTATCTTCCCCTTAAAAAGGGGCTTTGACTCCTTAACCTTCTTTTGGACCTCCGGGAGATCCCCCTTTGTAAAGACGACAATCTCAGGGCGATCCAATAATTCCGGGTTGTAGGTTGCGAGTTCCTGTCGGATCAGCTCATAGGAATGGAACGGCTCTGGATGTGAGGGGTCATTCGCATCAATCAGATGGAGGAGAAGTCTTGTCTTTTCAATATGCTTCAAAAACTTGAAACCCAATCCGGCACCATGACTCGCCCCTTCAATAAGCCCAGGCAAATCCGCGACGGTAAAACTCTTCTCACCGTAACGAGTCACACCAAGCACAGGGGCCTTCGTCGTAAAGGGATAATCGGCGATTTTTGGGCGTGCCTGGGAGATTGCCGAGAGCAATGTGGACTTCCCCGCATTCGGAAAACCGATCAACCCGACATCGGCGAGGAGTTTTAACTCGAGACGAACCCAACGCTCCTCACCAGGTGTCCCCTTCTCCGCACGTCGGGGGGCCTGATTCGTCGAACTCGCAAAATGCATATTTCCTCGTCCCCCACGACCTCCGGAGGCAATAACCTCCTCTTGCCCCTTTGTCTCAATCTCTGCCACGATACGATTCGTCTCATCTTCGTAAACGACAGTTCCTAAAGGGAGTCGGATCACGAGATCTTCTCCTGCCCGTCCATAGCAATCGCTTCCCTGACCATGATCACCATGAGGGGCACGGAAGTGTTTCTTGTATTTGAAATCGAGGAGGGTTGTGAGATTTGGATCTCCCAGAAAAATAACGTCCCCCCCCTTCCCACCATCCCCTCCATTCGGCCCACCACGTGGAATGAACTTTTCCCGTCGGAAGGAGACACAACCATTGCCACCATCACCCGCCTTCACAAAGATACGGGCTTCGTCGATAAACTTCATGGGGAGATACCGCTCTCCCCCTGAAACCCCCATCTGTTAAGTATTGTTCTCATCGTTCGCTCCGCTGGACCTCGCGGAGTAAATCCGACTCGGTCCATGCTCGCTCACTATTTATGGGTCTAGAGGGAATTTACTTGGGATAAACACTCACCTGGCGTTTTTCGCCGTGAGGTTCGAATTTGACGATCCCATCGATCTTGGAGAAAAGGGTCCAGTCACGACCGACACCGACATTTTTCCCGGGATAGATCTTGGAACCGACCTGACGGACAATAATAGAACCGGCACGGATCACCTCACCACCATACACCTTCGTCCCCCGCCGCTGACCGTGGCTATCACGACCGTTGGTAGAGCTGCCACCTGCTTTTTTATGTGCCATGAGAAAATTCCTTAGACTTTAATATCGGTGATTTCGACCAAGGTCTCTTCCTGCCGATGCCCCTGCTTCTTGTCGTATCCCTTCCGTCTCTTGTACTTGTAAACGATCACCTTTTCGCCCCTCTGCTGGGCAATGATCTTCCCAAGGACACGGGCCTTTTCAACCGTTGGGGTCCCGACCGCCCCCTGACCATCCCCTCCAACAAAAAGCACCTGGTCAAAGGCGACATCCTTCCCCTCCTCCAATGGGAGCTTCTCTAAGGAGACTTTGTCTCCCTTGGAGACCCGGTACTGCTTGCCGCCTGTTTGGATAATTGCATACATAGTTAAAAAGAATCAGCTTTTAAACATGTGCCGACCCCTCTTGTCAAGGACCGTCACGCCTTGTCCGTTACGTCGAATTGCTCTAAATGAAAGTCTTCCCGGGACTTTACAAGCACCTTTTTGCCGGAACGAGCCTCCCACTCCTCGAGGGAGGGGCGTTCTTCATCCAGCAAAAGCTCGGCAACCGTCGGGTTGGCATAAACGGTGATTGTCGGGTGATGATAATCCACCAAACCTCGTTTCAATTCCCGAAGGATCTCGTGACAGATCGTCGCCCGACTCTTCAAATAACCACGTCCCTCACAATAAAAACAGGGTTCACACAGGAGTCGACTCAGGCTCTCACGAGTCCTCTTTCGGGTCATCTCGACAAGCCCAAGATCGGTGATCTTCGTAATCGTCGTCTTGGCCCGATCTGATTTCAGATGCTCCTTCAGTGCTTGATAGACCTTCTCCCGATTCGCATGCCTCTCCATATCAATGAAATCGATAATGATAATCCCCCCCATATCCCTGAGCCGGAGCTGATACGCGATCTCCTTGACCGCCTCGAGGTTGGTTTTGAGAATCGTATCTTCAAGATTTCTCTTCCCCACAAATTTTCCGGTATTCACATCGATCGCCGTCAGCGCTTCGGTCTGATCAAGAATGATATACCCCCCCGACTTCAGCCAAACCTTTTTGCCAAGGGCACGGGAGATCTCAACCTCAATCCCATAAGCATCGAAAATCGGTTCCGCTCCGTCGTAAAGTTCGACAACATTTTGGGAGGGAGAGGAAAAAGAATGGATAAACTCCTCGATCTTTTTCTTCTCGTCTGGGGAATCAATCACAATATGGTCAATATCCGGGGTAAAGAGATCTCGAACAGCCCGGAGCACAACACTGAGTTCACTATGAACGAGCGACGGGGCCTTTTTCTCTTCGGCAATAAGACGGATCTCATTCCATAATCGAATCAAATACTCCATGTCCTGGCGGAGTTCCTGTTCGGTTGCCTTTTCACTCAAGGTCCTCGCAATAAAACCCCCTTCATCTCGAGAAACAATTTTATTCAGAATCGCTTTGAGACGAACTCTCTCATCATCGTCGGGAATACGACGTGATACCCCAACATGATTGACCGTCGGCATATAGACCAAAAAACGCCCCGGGAGACTGACATGTGTTGTGAGTCGGGCACCCTTTGTCCCGATCGGATCTCTCGCAATCTGAACAAGGATCTCCTGCCCTTCGCGGACAAGATCCTGGATTTGAGGGATATCGCGTGGCTGGTTTCGATCAAACCTCGGTCGTTCCGGAGGCAGCTCCTCCTCTTCCGCCATCATCTCCTCAGCAGCAAGATCAGGGGCGATATCGGAGACATACAGAAAAGCGGTCCTCTCAAGACCGATTTCAGCAAACGCCGCCTGCATCCCGGGGAGGACACGAACAATCTTTCCCTTGTAGATATTGCCGGCGTAACGGACTTCCTGGACCCTCTCGACAATCAGCTCGGTAATACTCCCCCCCTCGAGACGGGCAATGCGAGTTTGTGTCGGGGAAACATTAATGATCAGCTCATTTTTCACGGGGAGAGATTAAGCTTCCTGGGGTTCTCATTGCAATCGTAAAAAATCCCGCCGGGTTTTTAATCCTGCCCTACCGCTTTTCCGGAATTAAAGGTCAGGTCATCGAGGATAAATTCCGCACTGCCCGATGTCGACTCGCTTTGAGCGGTTATAGCCAGAAAGGCACCTGTTGGCATGTTGGTCAAAGAGGTGTCCGATCCGATCTGAACGAAGGAACCAGAGGAGAGTTTTCTAAAGCACTGAAATGTCGACCCCGACCGAACGACTCGGATCGAAATATTCGGTGTAAAACTTCCGGAAGCACTGCCTGGCTGATCGCAAGCGCTATCTGTGCTGAAACCCCCATTGGAAGAGCCCTTATAGCAATCGATCGACGTCAAAGCACACTGAAAGAATTTATCTTTGTTCTCCTCAAGAGAGGAGACGACGATCAATTTCACCGCGGCATTCATGCTGTCCACAGTCATGGAACTCACTGTAATCTGGGCATCGAAATCCCCCGAAACCTCCTTGGAGGCAGAAGGGAGGATATTGAAGGCGTCGAATTTGGAATTGTAGGTGGTCATATCAAACTTCAACTGACCCCCCGTGATCGTAACCGCCGCCGCCTCGCTGTTGGCGACAGTGTCTGTCTGATTCGTGGTATTGTTAAACTTGTAACAACTCGACGTGTCCTTCGAATAATCATCGGAGCTGGTACAGGAGGTCGAAGAGGAGGCGCCGTCTGTTGTTGTTACCGTCACTGTCGTCTCAGCCACTTCATTGGAACTTTTATCAACAACCCCTGAGACCAAAAAGGTACATGAGGCCCCGGCGGGCAGGGCCTGACTCGGCAGGAAGCAGCATTCATTGTCGACCACCGCATCGGTATCGACCGAGGTGTTGATCGATCCGGAGGTTGCTGTCCCATCACAGATCAGGGTAAGGGTTTCGGTGGTACAGGTAGTCAGGTCGACAGATTCTGTAAATTTGACGCAAAAATCGGTAGAGGGGCTCACGGTATCATTCGTCTGGATCGTATTTCCATCCGAGTCATTTGCCGTCCCTGTCGAAGAGGCGGCTGCATCGTCATCTGCACCGGAATCTGTTTTTTTGGAATTATCGACAAGCTCCGAGGCACAGGCAAAAAGGAATAACACCACGAGAATGAGTGATACCTTTGACACTGTTCAAGTCTCCCAGGAGTTACTGATCCACTAGGGAAGCAAATCAGATGCCACTTGCCGATTAAAAGTGAATTCTGAGGCGCAAAAAAATATTTTATAAATCATGTGGTTATAAGGCTTGGTGGGACAGTGGGGGGTGTCGGATCCGCATAAGAAGGTAAATTTGTACCCTTTTCAGTCGGTTTTTTTGACAAATTCACAACTGATTTCAAAAGGATCCCTTCCAGAAATTCCGGGGCAAGACGTCCCCAAATCAGAGGCTCTTCCAGGCACTCATTCAACTGAATTATAAATTCGCCGGTGACCTCGACACCAACAGGGGCTGCCGGACCAAAAGAGATCTTCGGATACGGATGAAACCCCTCTGAGAATTTAACCGGCAAGTTGGCGCGAGAGACCGCTCGACGGATATGATCGACAAATTCGAGGTGACTCAAGAAGGCGGCAGGACCGGTTTTGGAGTAGGTGCAAGTAAATGACCAGCCTGTGCGAGCCTTGCTCCGGCCTCCTGCGAAAATCGCGGCACCATCCGAACGATTCTCCTCTGGTCCAAGGCTTCCCGGCGGAGAATCGTTCGGTATTATTGTGGCGACGTCCTCGGAGGCCTTCACAAGATCTCTCACAGACTGGTTTAAACTGTATTCCCGAACCTCGGTCGTCGTCTTTTTCTTCACCAATTTCTGATTTTCATCATAAACCGGCAGTTCATACGACCGATTCCGGACCGCCTTATAATCACAAACCCCGCAGATCGTGCATTTCCCGGTAGAACAATCATCGATGAAGGCCTCGTGAAGCGATGCTTGATACTCATCCCAAAGCCACTCCTTATCCATCTCAACAAAGAGATGATCCCAAGGCAAAACCTCTTCTCTCTCTCGTCGCCGTTCGACATAGAACTTGGGATCGATCCCACATTCCTCCCAAGCCTCCTGCCAGAGATGGAATTTCAACCCCTCATCCCATTCGTCAAAACGACACCCCTTTTCCCAGGCCCGTACGATGAGGCCTGAAAGCCGGCGATCCCCCCTGGAAAAAACCCCCTCCAGATAGGTCGTATCGAGTCGATGAGGTTTGAGATGCAACTTTCTCGAACGAATCCGGGACTCGAGAAGATCCAGTTTTCGAACCGATTCTTGCAGAGAACTCTGGGACTCCCATTGAAAAGGGGTAAACGGTTTCGGGACAAAAGACGAAACACCGAGATTGATCTCGGCAGATCGGTTGCGTTGAAGCCCTTCTCGAAGGGTACGATAACCCAGCTCGGCGATCTCGATGACGTCCTCATCGGTCTCTGTCGGAAGTCCAATCATGAAATAAAATTTCATGAGACGCCATCCAGCGGAAAAGACCGCCCTGACCGTGTTCATTAAATTTTCTTCGGAATTTCCTTTATTAATCACCCGCCGCATCCGGTCTGTCGCTGCCTCAGGAGCAATCGTGAAACCGGTCTTACGTACCCGCTTGATCTCCTCGATCAGGGCTGGGGTCAGTTGTTCCACACGTGTCGCCGGTATCGAAATAGCAACCCTCTTCTCTTGAAATTCATCCATCAGATCTCTTGCGAGAGGGGTGAGGCAATCATAATCGCCGATCGAGAGAGAGACGAGACTGACCTCCTCCTGACCGGTCGCCGCAATCTGATTCCGAACAATCTGCTTCACCGTCTCAGGAGAGCGTTGCCTCTCGGGACGATCGATATAACCGGCCTGGCAGAAACGACACCCACGCACACATCCGCGCTGAACCTCGACGCCAACACGGTCATGGATCACCTTCGTATTCGGAAGGATCGGTTTTTTTGGGTAGTAGGCCTTGTCCAGATCTGAGACGACACGCTTTTTGATCCCTTTGTAATCTTCTAAGAGCGACTTGATCTCACGAATTGTTCCATCATCGTTATAAGTTGGTTCGAAGAATGAGGGGATGTAGACGCCGGGGATTTTGGAGAGTTGTTTCAAAATCCCCTCCGGCCCCCCTTTGACAAAGGGGGGTGAGGGGGGATTTTTCCAATTCTTCACAATCTCGCAAATCTCCAGGATCGCCTCCTCACCGTCTCCAATCAGGATCGCATCGAAGAAATCGGCGACCGGTTCGGGGTTGTATGCCCCAGTTCCGCCTCCAAGGATGAGCGGATAGCTATCGTCCCGATCTTTGGAATAGAACGGGATCCCGCCGAGATTGAGGACCGTCAGGATATTCGTGTAAGTCAGTTCAAACGGAATCGTGATCCCGAGGATATCAAGTTCGCGAAGCGGGATGTTCGATTCTAGTGTCGACAAGGGGAGCTTCTGATCACGTAACTTCTGTTCCATATCCGGCCAAGGGGCATAGACCCGTTCGCACGCGATGTGGGGTTGATCATTCAGGAGATGGTACAAGATCTGGGTCCCGATATGACTCATCCCGATCTCATAGGTGTCGGGATAGCAAAGGGCGATCTTGAGCTCGACCTGAGACAGGTCTTTCCGAATCGAGTTGATTTCGTTGCCCAGATAGCGGGAGGGACGACGGACCTGCGGGAGAAGCTCTTGAATCTTATTATTCATTTAATTTCAATGGGTTAGATTAGCAACCCGACTACCCTCTCTCGCCGATAATATTAAGGACATGACTGACAAGCTTTATCCCCTCTATCGCGAGGCCTTCCGGGCTGTTGATACCAATCACGATGGCGTCATTCTTCCGGAAGAATATGACCAAGTCCAGCGGTTTGATGTCGATCAAGACCGGCAGGTGACATTTTGGGAATATCTCACCACCCACAACAAGCGTCAGGCAGCTGCCGGGCTCGCTCCACTTTTTAGCACCCAACTGATCGATCGATTAAAGGGATCGTATCAGATCGTCTTTCATGAGGCGAATGAGGTGATCTTCCCCTCGTTACCGAAAGAGGCAGAAGTATTCGATCTCATCGACGTCGCCGCAAAATTACAAGAAATGGGGGCCTCGGAAAAGGAGGCCTCTGGTCTGATAAAAAAGATGTCAGGTATCAGACCCTCGCCAACCTATCGATACCTTCGGAGCGATTCCGTCAGTTGTCCAGGTCTTTTGTGAAGAGGGGATACCGATCCACGAGACACTGGCCCTGCTCAGAATCCTCTCCCATAAAGCACGATGGGGAACAGCGGAGCTTTTTATCTATCTTCCCAAGGTTATTGCGGAGTTGGAGGGATTGGGGAAATGGGACGAAAACGGACCGAAACGGATCGCCGAGATTGTTTCCAATACCGAAAATGCCGCCTCCGATGCGATTCAGCTCTATCCAAAACTGCTTGAGGCCGGTTTTACAGACGCCGAGTTTGATCAGCGTATCAAAGGGGTGATTTCATTCGGGCGAGAAGAGAGCTGGGACCTATTGAGAAGTATGAAACGTGCCCTCGATCCTCTCAAGAAGGAAGGGTACACGAAGAAAGAGATAGGGGACTTCCTCGACGCGTCCCTTTCTGACTTCGGTCGTATCGCTTCTGAGATCTATAATAAATTGGGGATCTATCTTGAGGCCGATTTTACCCTCTCGGAGGTCCTTTCATTCCCGTATGAGATTGCC
It encodes:
- a CDS encoding glutamate 5-kinase, whose amino-acid sequence is MVTLKKIIRKVRRVVIKIGTSVLLDDKGRLSPKALGGIASGIAFIQKKGIRVILVTSGAIPLGMQHLRLSKRPHQIGELQACAAIGQPILMGLYQKSLQRHRLHVAQVLLTRNDLEDRARFLNAKHALTALLHQGIMPIINENDTVVTEEIRFGDNDNLAALVTNVIEADLLVLLTDRDGFYTADPDHDPEAKIIPVVENVDDDFFSYASDTAKNISIGGMKTKLEAAHKAGQFGVPTVIANGRDANTLKKIFLDESVGTLFLPRVDPLVARKHWIAYTLKPQGRLVVDGGAVQALVTGKKSLLASGVLEVQGKFSQGDPVDLNDPSGKTIARGLISYNSEEVTQIKGKKTSEFEKVLGYKGPDELIHRDDLVLL
- a CDS encoding BolA/IbaG family iron-sulfur metabolism protein, which codes for MDDIAIKKRIEERLPGARVEIRDLTGTRDHWQVTVVSSRFEGKSMLEQHRMVKGFFDAEIASGSVHAFSLKTYTPQEWSH
- a CDS encoding cyclic nucleotide-binding domain-containing protein, yielding MVDLLTIMEGARPILPQDHLGRYRPATEEYRLTHGLLAANPSATGRQYISSYEAWEDKLFSLSRWGETGSIIAGLGLLTNRITPLCLKAANRLLGPGNHRAASFALSNIFLSVVSSMAMAVVQQFRSDEKSIAPSFGRAWVDGFIYSCPSTLLGMGLLHQYGFGQRLLQDLLLQPVQASFSIGTGILLEESYGDPRSDLTMRERMKMEMGEGLASMILGRPVGTFLRRVDPSFHQRAVPEIDSDKVTQLPHGGIMVKTEGGLFQFGLPMWSNKDVLELYLKNGGAEIPKDRMHHLVPLTCVVDLDFVPKTVGLLAADFPQYNFYVTKGTRYHFVAPDIKTAGQMEKMLNLAHDGPDDATLRQQVQDEYPPDATGVPDLPREMREGFGAAPASARREIDCFDGDGVFGKNGVVIRKIAPLTYDITDQGKFIGRLDLRKYLPKPPVPQPQTAWKDPELQKRRREVLQEGKPALWPLGTGHGYALGENTSGFMIWNRGKVVLVDPPTNTLEYFAQNGLPLEAIDGVVLTHGHSDHYGPAIPELLRALPKIKVHTTPTIFKMLQRQYQLALGGRGEGLIQWNFVPLLPQRFTEINGLHFRADYSFHVIPTIGFEIYTRPDLVHGKPVVCFTGDSYADVEGIWKHTEGKDGKSPIMSRERAQNIIRYAEVLKKYGKETPPPVILVEGGVPTIHTPPESTRTLLDRLVADGANTSNVFVYHIDSKAAEKARVPKWKAGHEGFIDLSGHLPDAPLSSQSDFARRALDQLPILDSLHPPLKDELLRTGRIRAMDAGELFIREGSTESQFYILLDGEVEVSRSRSSIALRPNGLFGEAALVDEPRNADVRTTTPSLLLEVDTARLTPYTRQLLQEKVRRVRNGRRVAPQAISLSSLASLPPSLQDLLFSVGEIQTVKKGERLIRRGARDCDVYLVQSGQFDVRNPLGFSINRQGPGGMFGEMALVNNAPRSATVVASTDATVLRLPADALEHLMGQYPGVAIALSRTAETRSSWN
- the obgE gene encoding GTPase ObgE; the encoded protein is MKFIDEARIFVKAGDGGNGCVSFRREKFIPRGGPNGGDGGKGGDVIFLGDPNLTTLLDFKYKKHFRAPHGDHGQGSDCYGRAGEDLVIRLPLGTVVYEDETNRIVAEIETKGQEEVIASGGRGGRGNMHFASSTNQAPRRAEKGTPGEERWVRLELKLLADVGLIGFPNAGKSTLLSAISQARPKIADYPFTTKAPVLGVTRYGEKSFTVADLPGLIEGASHGAGLGFKFLKHIEKTRLLLHLIDANDPSHPEPFHSYELIRQELATYNPELLDRPEIVVFTKGDLPEVQKKVKESKPLFKGKITLLISAATGLGIESLIQKTAKIL
- the rpmA gene encoding 50S ribosomal protein L27 — protein: MAHKKAGGSSTNGRDSHGQRRGTKVYGGEVIRAGSIIVRQVGSKIYPGKNVGVGRDWTLFSKIDGIVKFEPHGEKRQVSVYPK
- the rplU gene encoding 50S ribosomal protein L21 is translated as MYAIIQTGGKQYRVSKGDKVSLEKLPLEEGKDVAFDQVLFVGGDGQGAVGTPTVEKARVLGKIIAQQRGEKVIVYKYKRRKGYDKKQGHRQEETLVEITDIKV
- a CDS encoding Rne/Rng family ribonuclease, whose translation is MKNELIINVSPTQTRIARLEGGSITELIVERVQEVRYAGNIYKGKIVRVLPGMQAAFAEIGLERTAFLYVSDIAPDLAAEEMMAEEEELPPERPRFDRNQPRDIPQIQDLVREGQEILVQIARDPIGTKGARLTTHVSLPGRFLVYMPTVNHVGVSRRIPDDDERVRLKAILNKIVSRDEGGFIARTLSEKATEQELRQDMEYLIRLWNEIRLIAEEKKAPSLVHSELSVVLRAVRDLFTPDIDHIVIDSPDEKKKIEEFIHSFSSPSQNVVELYDGAEPIFDAYGIEVEISRALGKKVWLKSGGYIILDQTEALTAIDVNTGKFVGKRNLEDTILKTNLEAVKEIAYQLRLRDMGGIIIIDFIDMERHANREKVYQALKEHLKSDRAKTTITKITDLGLVEMTRKRTRESLSRLLCEPCFYCEGRGYLKSRATICHEILRELKRGLVDYHHPTITVYANPTVAELLLDEERPSLEEWEARSGKKVLVKSREDFHLEQFDVTDKA